In Equus przewalskii isolate Varuska chromosome 31, EquPr2, whole genome shotgun sequence, one genomic interval encodes:
- the MTARC1 gene encoding mitochondrial amidoxime-reducing component 1, with translation MGAAGSSALARLGLPAPPRSRWLGVAALGLAAVALGAVAWRRARPRRRGRLQQVGTVAQLWIYPVKSCRGVPVSAAECTAMGLRSGHLRDRFWLVTSEDGNMVTARQEPRLVLISLTCEGDTLTLSAPYTKDLLLPIKTPPTNAVHKCRVHSLEIEGRDCGEEAAQWITSFLKTRPYRLVHFEPHMRPRNSHQIKDVFRPTDQIAYPDASPFLIFSEASLADLNSRLEKKVKATNFRPNIVISGCGVYAEDSWHELLIGDVELKRVMACSRCILTTVDPDTGIMDRKEPLETLKSYRLCDPSEQKLYGKSPLFGQYFVLENPGTIQVGDPVYLLDQ, from the exons ATGGGCGCCGCCGGTTCCTCGGCTCTGGCCCGCCTCGGCCTCCCCGCGCCGCCCCGGTCCCGCTGGCTGGGGGTGGCCGCGCTGGGACTGGCCGCCGTGGCGCTGGGGGCCGTGGCCTGGCGCCGCGCGAGGCCCCGGCGGCGCGGGCGGCTGCAGCAGGTGGGCACCGTGGCGCAGCTCTGGATCTACCCGGTCAAGTCCTGCAGGGGGGTGCCGGTGAGCGCGGCCGAGTGCACGGCCATGGGGCTGCGCAGCGGCCACCTGCGGGACAG GTTTTGGCTTGTGACCAGTGAGGACGGGAACATGGTTACTGCTCGACAGGAACCTCGCCTGGTCTTGATTTCCCTGACCTGTGAGGGTGACACCCTGACCCTCAGTGCACCCTACACGAAGGACCTGCTGCTGCCCATCAAGACACCCCCTACAAATGCAGTGCATAAGTGCAG AGTGCACAGCCTGGAGAtcgagggcagggactgtggcGAGGAGGCGGCCCAGTGGATAACCAGCTTCCTGAAGACGCGGCCCTACCGCCTGGTGCACTTCGAGCCTCACATGCGACCGAGAAATTCTCACCAAATAAAGGACGTGTTCCGGCCCACAGACCAG ATTGCTTACCCAGATGCCAGCCCATTTTTGATCTTTTCTGAGGCATCATTGGCAGATCTGAACTCCAGGCTGGAGAAGAAAGTTAAAGCCACAAACTTCAGGCCCAATATCGTGATTTCAGGGTGTGGTGTCTATGCAGAG GATTCGTGGCATGAGCTTCTTATCGGTGACGTGGAACTGAAAAGGGTGATGGCTTGTTCCAG gtGCATTTTAACCACAGTGGACCCAGACACCGGGATCATGGACAGGAAGGAGCCGCTGGAGACCCTGAAGAG TTACCGCCTGTGTGACCCTTCTGAGCAAAAGTTGTATGGAAAATCACCTCTCTTTGGGCAGTATTTCGTTCTGGAAAACCCAGGGACAATCCAAGTGGGAGACCCTGTGTACCTGCTGGACCAGTAA